Proteins from a single region of Oryza brachyantha chromosome 6, ObraRS2, whole genome shotgun sequence:
- the LOC121054787 gene encoding uncharacterized protein LOC121054787, giving the protein MEIHGAASRRQQHDGGGVKVKFIETQFISSDAASFKSVVQQLTGNSAPALPSPPPLAVPRPNRPRARAATATASPYQAAGHLSVVPGGREHLTPAPVKQQEAARLEDLHELCDFGDLLYAGGARRVDGAGYGFPY; this is encoded by the coding sequence atggagatccacggcgcggcgagcaggcggcagcagcacgacggcggcggggtgaAGGTGAAGTTCATCGAGACGCAGTTCATCAGCTCCGACGCCGCCAGCTTCAAGTCCGTCGTGCAGCAGCTCACGGGAAATTCGGCGCCtgcgctgccgtcgccgccgccgttggccGTGCCGCGGCCGAACAGGCCGCGCGCTCGGgccgccacggcgacggcttcgCCTTACCAGGCCGCCGGACACCTTTCCGTCGTCCCCGGCGGTCGAGAGCACCTGACGCCCGCGCCGGTCAAGcagcaggaggcggcgaggctggAGGATCTTCACGAGCTCTGCGACTTCGGCGACCTGCTctacgccggcggcgcgcggcgcgtcgacggcgccggtTACGGCTTCCCGTACTGA
- the LOC102713001 gene encoding probable tRNA-splicing endonuclease subunit Sen2, with protein sequence MPMDFPGPRWKKGKESKDFASLAAANPMSTIVSELKASFISSKPVAILSGPDGSSILGVEPEQAMIINRAAFGHAIENTEAQKSWFQLSPEEVFYLYHSLNCIRVESQDKMQMSEVELWDHFRSGSESFPEMYKAYSHLRSKNWVVRSGLQYGADFVAYRHHPALVHSEFTVVVLPEGAEFGSRCGRLQVWSDLLCALRASGSVAKTLLVLTISSSSSCELSSPECLEQLLVHERTITRWIPQQCREQRCEPSRDEANRKVLISKKDEASMEELISKKGSVVFNHWAVILGFTVLSSLVAYKLKFRQ encoded by the exons ATG CCTATGGATTTTCCAGGTCCAAGATGGAAGAAGGGCAAAGAGAGCAAGGACTTTGCATCCTTAGCAGCAGCTAATCCCATGTCAACCATTGTTTCTGAGCTCAAGGCTTCATTCATAAGCTCAAAGCCTGTGGCAATTTTATCAGGTCCAGATGGCAGCTCAATTCTTGGAGTTGAACCAGAGCAAGCTATGATCATAAACCGTGCTGCCTTTGGGCACGCCATCGAAAATACAGAAGCACAGAAGAGTTGGTTCCAACTCAGCCCTGAGGAGGTCTTTTACCTATACCATTCTCTGAATTGCATCAGGGTTGAGTCACAGGACAAGATGCAAATGAGTGAAGTGGAACTGTGGGATCACTTTAGGTCTGGATCGGAGTCATTTCCGGAGATGTACAAGGCTTACTCACATCTGAGATCGAAGAACTGGGTGGTAAGATCAGGGTTGCAGTATGGCGCAGATTTTGTAGCTTACCGTCACCATCCAGCGCTTGTCCACTCTGAATTCACGGTGGTCGTACTTCCAGAAGGTGCAGAGTTTGGCAGTAGGTGTGGCCGTCTGCAGGTGTGGTCTGATCTACTATGCGCGCTCCGGGCTTCTGGCAGTGTGGCCAAGACATTACTGGTTCTgaccatcagcagcagcagtagttgTGAACTGAGCTCCCCAGAGTGTTTGGAACAGCTTCTTGTTCATGAGAGAACAATCACAAGATGGATACCACAGCAGTGCCGTGAACAACGATGTGAACCAAGCAGAGATGAAGCAAATAGGAAAGTACTGATAAGCAAAAAAGATGAAGCGAGTATGGAAGAACTGATAAGCAAAAAGGGAAGTGTAGTATTCAACCACTGGGCAGTGATATTAGGCTTCACTGTTCTATCTAGCTTGGTTGCATACAAGCTTAAATTCAGACAATGA
- the LOC102700811 gene encoding pyrroline-5-carboxylate reductase-like: MAAAPPPSQPVPAPAAAGFRLGFIGPGNLAESIARGVAASGVLPAAAIRTAPHRRPERAAAFASIGAHIMETNAQVVHDCDVIVISVKPQIVRQVLVELKPLLSEEKLLVSIAAGIKMEDLQGWSGHRRVIRVMPNTPSAVGQAASVMCLGDMATDNDENRVRSLFSAIGKVWTAEEKYFDAVTGLSGSGPAYIFLAIEAMADGGVAAGLPRDLALGLASQTVLGAATMVNQTGKHPGQLKDMVTSPAGTTITGIQELEKGAFRGTLINAFVAATKRCRELSQS, from the exons atggcggcggcgcctcctccgTCCCAGCCCGTGCCAgcgcccgcggccgccgggTTCCGCCTCGGGTTCATCGGCCCGGGTAACCTGGCGGAGAGCAtcgcgcgcggcgtggcggcgtcgggcgtcctcccggccgccgccatccgcaccgcgccccaccgccgccccgagcgcgccgccgccttcgcgtCGATCGGAGCTCACATCATGGAGACCAACGCGCAG GTAGTTCATGACTGTGACGTGATTGTAATCTCTGTGAAGCCACAGATTG TAAGGCAAGTTCTGGTTGAGCTTAAACCCTTGCTATCAGAAGAAAAGCTTCTGGTGTCCATTGCTGCTGGCATCAAGATGGAAGATCTGCAG GGTTGGTCTGGTCATCGAAGAGTTATTAGAGTAATGCCAAACACCCCTTCAGCTGTTGGTCAAGCAGCATCAG TGATGTGTTTGGGAGACATGGCTACTGATAATGATGAAAACCGTGTAAGAAGTTTATTCAGTGCCATCGGAAAAGTTTGGACAGCTGAAGAGAAATATTTCGATGCTGTAACTGGGCTAAG TGGTAGTGGCCCGGCCTATATTTTCTTGGCAATAGAGGCCATGGCTGATGGTGGGGTTGCTGCTGGCCTTCCTCGAGATCTTGCTCTTGGTCTTGCATCTCAGACA GTTCTTGGTGCTGCAACCATGGTAAACCAGACTGGAAAACATCCAGGTCAACTGAAAGATATGGTCACTTCTCCGGCAGGAACCACCATAACTGGTATACAGGAGCTCGAGAAGGGTGCATTTCGTGGGACACTGATAAATGCATTTGTCGCTGCCACAAAGCGTTGCCGCGAACTATCTCAGAGTTAA
- the LOC102701088 gene encoding glucan endo-1,3-beta-glucosidase 11-like, with protein MTLTSVRSSMKTSLCVLLCILVSLEVGLPRCTAALGINYGQVGNNLPSPAQVVSLLASLRIGKVRIYDVNPQVLAAFAGTGIELIVTVPNDLVQPLAASPGQALQWVTSSVRPYFPATRVSGIAVGNEVLTDDDETLKASLVPAMRNLHAALAQLGMDGYVHVSTANSLAVLATSYPPSQGVFTAEVAPLMAQFLKFLAETNAPFWINAYPYFAYKDDPTRVSLDYALSNPYHVGAVDPYTRYQYTSMLYAQVDAVAFAAARLGYGGVPVYVSETGWPSKGDADEVGATVENARAYNRNLLLRQAAGEGTPLRPRQRLEVYLFALFNEDMKPGPTSERNYGLYQPDGRMVYNVGLLQQQQQSTSAASLSLAASPATRTTDAKKNFGGLCLLSSMAIILLISQAFLLG; from the exons ATGACATTGACATCGGTGaggtcgtcgatgaagacctCGCTGTGTGTTCTTCTTTGCATCCTCGTCTCATTAG AGGTGGGGTTGCCGCGGTGcacggcggcgctggggataAACTACGGGCAGGTGGGGAACAAcctgccgtcgccggcgcaggTGGTGTCGCTGCTGGCGTCGCTGAGGATCGGCAAGGTGCGGATCTACGACGTCAACCCGCAGGTACTGGCGGCGTTCGCCGGGACCGGGATCGAGCTCATCGTGACGGTGCCCAACGACCTGGTGCAGCCGCTGGCGGCGAGCCCCGGGCAGGCGCTGCAGTGGGTGACGTCCAGCGTGCGGCCCTACTTCCCGGCGACGCGGGTGTCCGGGATCGCCGTCGGCAACGAGGtgctcaccgacgacgacgagacgcTCAAGGCCAGCCTGGTGCCGGCGATGCGCAACCTGCACGCGGCGCTGGCGCAGCTCGGGATGGACGGCTACGTGCACGTCTCGACGGCGAACTCGCTGGCGGTGCTGGCGACGTCGTACCCGCCGTCGCAAGGGGTGTTcacggcggaggtggcgccgCTGATGGCGCAGTTCTTGAAGTTCTTGGCGGAGACGAACGCGCCCTTCTGGATCAATGCCTACCCTTACTTTGCCTACAAGGACGACCCTACCAG GGTGTCGCTGGACTACGCGCTGTCGAACCCGTACCACGTCGGGGCGGTGGACCCGTACACGCGGTACCAGTACACGAGCATGCTGTACGCGCAGGTGGACGCGGTGGcgttcgcggcggcgcggctcggGTACGGCGGCGTGCCGGTGTACGTGTCGGAGACGGGGTGGCCGTCGAagggcgacgccgacgaggtggGCGCCACGGTGGAGAACGCGCGGGCGTACAACCGGAACCTGCTGCTCCGGCAGGCGGCCGGGGAGGGGACGCCGCTGCGGCCGCGGCAGCGGCTGGAGGTGTACCTCTTCGCGCTGTTCAACGAGGACATGAAACCCGGCCCCACCTCCGAGCGCAACTACGGCCTCTACCAGCCCGACGGCAGGATGGTCTACAACGTCGGCCtcctccagcagcagcagcagagcacctccgccgcctcgctctccctcgccgcctcgccggcaaCCAGGACCACG GATGCCAAGAAGAACTTTGGTGGCCTGTGTCTCCTCTCATCCATGGCAATCATCCTACTGATCTCCCAGGCTTTCTTACTGGGATAG